GTGCTCAATTATGGGCAAAAATTAGAGATATAGAAAAATCATTACCTCAAGACCAAAGCCTTGCAAGTGTTCTTACTGACCAAAAACTATCCGAATTAGTTAACTCAATACCAAAATTACATACTTATTTTGGAACTAATATTCATGGTGCCGACATTTGAACTACAGTTTGAAAAGGCACTTTAGAATCAATTTGAATTGCATTATTTGTTGCAACAGTAGAAATTATTATCGGAGTATTTGTTGGTGCTTATTTAGGTTTTAATGCCGGAAAATGATTGGATACATTTATGATGCGTGTGATTGAAATATTCACATCACCGCCTTCAATTATTTGATTATTACTATTTGTTACAATTTGAGGAACAAACCCTTGAGTTCTGATTGCTGGTTTACTATTTGTTGGTTGAACTGGACCTATTGGAGTAACTCGTTTATTCATCATCACTGTTAAAGATGAAGAATACATTATGGCTGCCAAAAGTATTGGAGCTAGTGAATCAAGAAGAATCTTTTTACACGCTTTACCAGCAATTTTAGGAAAAATTGCAATGAGTTATGTACGTAGAATTCCTTCGGTAATTCTTTCAATTGCTTCTTTAGCCTTCCTAGGATTCTTTAAAGATGATAATTCTGCAAACCTTGGTAAATTTATGCTTGATAACTTAGAATCATCGAAAGAAAATCCTTGGTTATTATTCTTACCAGCGCTAATATTGTTAGGTATTTCAATCAGTTTGCAATTTATTGCAGTAGGTTTACATGACGCCTTAGATCCAAAAGTAATTAAGGTTAAGAGATAGGAGAAATATGAAAAAAAATAATTTAACTTCACTTGAAACTCTTCCTTTAGAAAACGACTTGCTTTTGGACGTGGAAAATTTAAGAGTTGACTTTAAAAACGGACGTAAAAACTTTATTAGAATCGTTCGTGGACTTGATTTAAAAATTAAAAAAGGTGAAATCGTTGGTTTAGTTGGCGAGTCTGGTTCGGGCAAATCAGTAACTTCAAAAGCTTTAATTAACGTTAATGAAGGCGCCTACTTTGTATCGGATAAAATGCAAATTGATAATTTAGATTTGACCAAAATAACAAACGAAAAACAATGACAGGGAATAAGAGGACATTATATTGGTTATATTCCTCAAGACCCTCTTACTTCTTTAAACCCTACTCGTAAAATTGGAAAACAATTATTAGACGCTTTGGATTTAAATAGTGAATGAAGCACAAAACCTTATACTGAAAAACGTAAATATTTAATCGGTTTACTGAGCGAATTTGGTATTGCTAACGCCGAAGAAATATTTGACCGTTACCCTCATACCTTGTCAGGAGGAATGAAGCAAAGGGTTGTTATTACAATGGTTGTTGCCTTAAAACCAAAACTAATAATTGCTGATGAGCCTACAACAGCATTAGACCCAACTGTTCAAGCATCGGTGTTGGCATTATTCGAACGTATCCGTCAAACGATGAATATTTCAATTATTTTAATTAGTCATAACATTAGTGTTGTTGCTAAGTTCTGTGATTATATTTATGTAATGTATGCGGGCAGAATTGTTGAAAGAGGAACTAGAAAAGATATCTTTACCGACCCCCGTCATCCTTATACGTGAGCCCTTATATCTGCTATTCCAGAAAATTCACTAGACCGATTATATTCAATCAAAGGTACACCTCCAGATATGGCTAATTTACCGCTCGGAGATCCGTTCGCACCTAGAAATGAATATGCCTTGGAAATTGATTTCCATAAAGAACCCCCTTTGTTACCGGTGAAAAAACGTCATGCTGCCGCAACATGATTGCTACACCCTGACGCCCCAAAAGTTGAACTTCCTAAAGATTTATTAATTAGATTAGAAAGTTTCAGAAAGGTATTTACTGAAGATGAAGAAAAATAATTCGAAACCAATTTTGGAAATACAAGGTCTTAAAAAATATTTCACCAACGGCGGTATTGTTAATAAAGCTGTTGATGATGTAAGCTTTGACTTACATGAAGGTGAAATTGTTGGTTTAATTGGTGAATCTGGTTCTGGAAAGACAACTGTTGGTCGTTCATTACTTCGTCTTTATGACGATTTCAATGGGTTTGTAATGTTAGATGGTTCAGTTATCAGTGGTAAACGTATTTCAAGAAACCAAACAAAATTTTTACGTAAAAACATTCAAATGATATTCCAAGACCCTCATGCTTCATTGAATGGTCAAAAGAATATATATACAACTTTAAAAGAACCTTTAATTGTAAATGGTATTGTCAAAAACCAAGTTAAAGATATTTTTAAAGATTGGGTTGATGTCAAAGAAATGTATTTCTATACATTCCAACATAAATATAAAACATTAAGACTACAAAATCTTGAATCAATAAACATTTTAGCTAAAGACTTTTTCCCAGATTGAGTTCAAAAATTCAAAACATGAACATTTGATAAGAGTCTTAGTTTTGAGGATAATTTTAATAGTTACTATTCATATTTAGAAGAAAAACAAAATATGGAAAGTCAAATTGTTAACAATCTATACCGCAATACTGATGAACTAATGAGTTTTTATTTTGAAAAACAGCAAGACTTTAGAAATTCTAATTTAGAGCTTGATGAAACCGAATTAAAGCTAGCTAAAGAAAAATATTTAAAAACATTAAAATTGTCTAAAATAACTCTAAAACAATACAATGCGGAACAAAAAATACGTGTGTGACAGAGCGAAATTAAACAATTAATTAAAAATAGAAAGCTTGAAAAAGCAACTAATAAAAACACTTTTGATAACTTTATTACTGAATATCATAAAGATGCAATCATATATAGAAATGCGAAATGAATTTCTGCAAAACTAGATATGTATCTTCACAATATTAAAAACCAGTATTTATCTAAAAAGTTGAATAAGGTTACTAGACAATTGAGATCTTGTCTAAAAGAA
This genomic interval from Mycoplasma miroungigenitalium contains the following:
- a CDS encoding ABC transporter ATP-binding protein, which codes for MKKNNLTSLETLPLENDLLLDVENLRVDFKNGRKNFIRIVRGLDLKIKKGEIVGLVGESGSGKSVTSKALINVNEGAYFVSDKMQIDNLDLTKITNEKQWQGIRGHYIGYIPQDPLTSLNPTRKIGKQLLDALDLNSEWSTKPYTEKRKYLIGLLSEFGIANAEEIFDRYPHTLSGGMKQRVVITMVVALKPKLIIADEPTTALDPTVQASVLALFERIRQTMNISIILISHNISVVAKFCDYIYVMYAGRIVERGTRKDIFTDPRHPYTWALISAIPENSLDRLYSIKGTPPDMANLPLGDPFAPRNEYALEIDFHKEPPLLPVKKRHAAATWLLHPDAPKVELPKDLLIRLESFRKVFTEDEEK
- a CDS encoding ABC transporter permease; amino-acid sequence: MSLSATEFNKKYGISAELQEKIKISKDDKISNNIAGKPKILLVEILKRFFTNPAVLIAFIVFVAIILISIIVSVTSDYPGVQRIDAGWSSEDKIRNIESLPPMFNRIKETGDQTIINNLETWKNNDLYSPYFTNYVNFTKTSPSTLTYDPYNYYEGAQLWAKIRDIEKSLPQDQSLASVLTDQKLSELVNSIPKLHTYFGTNIHGADIWTTVWKGTLESIWIALFVATVEIIIGVFVGAYLGFNAGKWLDTFMMRVIEIFTSPPSIIWLLLFVTIWGTNPWVLIAGLLFVGWTGPIGVTRLFIITVKDEEYIMAAKSIGASESRRIFLHALPAILGKIAMSYVRRIPSVILSIASLAFLGFFKDDNSANLGKFMLDNLESSKENPWLLFLPALILLGISISLQFIAVGLHDALDPKVIKVKR